One segment of Ricinus communis isolate WT05 ecotype wild-type chromosome 8, ASM1957865v1, whole genome shotgun sequence DNA contains the following:
- the LOC8258900 gene encoding FCS-Like Zinc finger 17 — MLRGYSSRESSEKGLMVLVGLQTLVHVSEGKSKSNVVTKSAMRKAPHHRHRRPHHQSTESCYLKTCHLCNKNLSLDKDIYMYRGDQGFCSIECRNRQIVLDEMRELEASTVQMRKSYNRHCSSAGRHETRLILEEIRRRHKPVIDDHQKKHWAIV, encoded by the exons ATGCTAAGAGGTTACAGCTCCCGAGAAAGCTCAGAGAAAGGATTAATGGTACTTGTTGGGTTGCAAACACTTGTGCATGTATCAGaaggaaaatcaaaatcaaatgttGTTACAAAATCTGCAATGAGAAAAGCACCTCATCATCGTCATCGTCGTCCTCATCATCAGTCCACTGAATCTTGCTATCTCAAGACTTGTCACTTATGTAACAAGAACTTGAGCCTAGACAAGGATATCTACATGTATAg AGGTGACCAAGGCTTTTGCAGCATAGAATGCAGAAACAGGCAAATCGTTTTGGATGAAATGAGAGAATTAGAAGCATCAACAGTGCAAATGAGAAAATCTTATAACAGGCACTGCAGTTCTGCTGGCAGGCATGAAACTCGCCTAATCCTAGAAGAGATCCGCCGAAGACATAAGCCAGTTATAGATGATCATCAAAAAAAGCACTGGGCAATAGTCTGA
- the LOC125370903 gene encoding agamous-like MADS-box protein AGL15, translating to MDATEITNQRQRKTSKGRQKIEIKKLENVNRRYVTFSKRKHGIFKKATELSTLCGAEIAVVLFSGHGKVFSCGNPDVDEVIDRYLAETEGDGGNSCLVESSSSSSSTAVQTVDEQEYNKSLARLEEMKRAVQMNSNVINNGEFWWDLPIEMMGKEELEGYKESLVKLRKNVLSKIEEMAANNAANESRIISQFIHQNGAWSDLVAANHVQELDLHICIDRRSRVVYVLRWEYPLPQSLLSADCLKVFKLKQCALGNLWPMPRNIQLSGFGKLKKVKIFNHSEPTNFYKANTHPKWCEAMEEELFALEKNDTWSIVSLPPDKKLVGCKWIYKIKYNSDGIIERYKVRLVARGFTQTYGVDYQEVLAPVAKMNMVIILLSIAINQG from the exons ATGGATGCCACAGAAATAACCAACCAAAGGCAGCGCAAGACAAGCAAAGGCAGGCAAAAGATCGAGATCAAGAAGTTAGAGAATGTAAACAGACGCTATGTTACTTTTTCTAAACGCAAGCATGGGATTTTCAAAAAAGCCACCGAGCTTTCCACCTTATGCGGTGCTGAAATCGCCGTTGTACTTTTCTCTGGACATGGGAAAGTGTTTTCTTGTGGCAACCCAGATGTGGACGAGGTTATTGATCGATATCTGGCCGAGACAGAAGGAGATGGTGGAAATTCTTGTTTAGTGgaaagcagcagcagcagcagtagTACTGCAGTACAGACTGTGGATGAGCAAGAATACAATAAATCTCTTGCGCGATTAGAAGAGATGAAAAGAGCTGTGCAGATGAATAGCAACGTGATCAACAACGGAGAATTTTGGTGGGATTTACCCATAGAGATGATGGGGAAGGAAGAGCTTGAAGGTTATAAAGAATCGCTGGTGAAGTTGAGGAAGAATGTTctttcaaagattgaagagaTGGCCGCAAACAATGCTGCGAATGAGTCAAGGATTATCAGCCAGTTCATTCATCAAAATGGAGCTTGGAGTG ATTTAGTTGCTGCAAATCATGTTCAGGAATTAGATCTCCATATTTGCATCGACAGACGTTCAAGGGTAGTATATGTATTGCGATGGGAATATCCTTTGCCTCAATCTCTTTTATCTGCCGATTGCTTGAAGGTTTTTAAATTAAAGCAGTGTGCTCTAGGGAATCTGTGGCCT ATGCCCCGTAATATACAACTTTCTGGTTTTGGAAAATTGAAGAAGGTTAAG ATTTTCAACCACTCTGAACCCACAAACTTCTATAAagccaacactcaccctaaaTGGTGTGAGGCTATGGAAGAAGAACTTTTTGCTCTAGAAAAGAATGATACATGGAGTATTGTATCTCTTCCTCCGGATAAAAAACTCGTGGGATGCAAGTGGATATACAAAATCAAGTACAACAGTGATGGAATCATTGAAAGATACAAGGTCAGACTTGTAGCCCGAGGCTTCACGCAAACCTATGGAGTTGACTATCAAGAGGTCCTTGCTCCAGTGGCCAAAATGAATATGGTCATAATCCTCCTCTCAATAGCAATCAATCAGGGCTAG